A window of the Streptomyces sp. JB150 genome harbors these coding sequences:
- a CDS encoding DJ-1/PfpI family protein, producing MSTMKRLVVILLFDGVDLLDVTGPPEVFSLVRRELNGSSPAYRVVLAAETPGPVTTAAGVRVLPDTTFEEVAREGIDTLMVPGAVETDGRGRVRAVTDPVVTGWVKTLAERPRRIASMCVGAHVLAAAGLLDGRRATTHWSTARQLAAEHPAVRVDADPIFIRDGEVWTGAGISACLDLSLALVADDFGEALALRVARQLVMYLKRPGGQSQFSVPLEPVSATRRVEELRHHILRHIAQPLTVADLAAHAHLSERQLTRVFTSELGMTPSAYLEAVRVELARRQLESTDATLERIVSVCGFGTTDTLVRAFRRRLDTTPTEYRRRFRAATG from the coding sequence TTGAGCACCATGAAACGACTCGTCGTCATCCTCCTCTTCGACGGCGTCGACCTGCTCGACGTGACCGGGCCGCCCGAGGTGTTCTCCCTGGTGCGGCGCGAGCTGAACGGGTCCTCCCCGGCCTACCGGGTGGTCCTGGCCGCCGAGACCCCCGGCCCCGTGACCACGGCCGCCGGGGTGCGGGTGCTCCCCGACACGACCTTCGAGGAGGTGGCGAGGGAGGGCATCGACACCCTCATGGTGCCCGGCGCGGTCGAGACCGACGGCCGGGGCCGGGTCCGCGCGGTCACCGACCCGGTGGTGACCGGCTGGGTGAAGACCCTCGCCGAGCGGCCCCGCAGGATCGCCTCGATGTGTGTCGGGGCGCACGTCCTGGCCGCCGCCGGGCTCCTCGACGGCAGGCGCGCCACGACCCACTGGTCCACGGCCCGGCAACTGGCGGCCGAGCACCCGGCGGTCCGCGTCGACGCCGACCCGATCTTCATCCGCGACGGTGAGGTGTGGACCGGCGCGGGCATCAGCGCCTGCCTCGATCTGTCCCTCGCCCTGGTCGCCGACGACTTCGGGGAGGCGCTCGCGCTGCGCGTCGCCCGGCAGCTGGTGATGTACCTGAAGCGCCCCGGCGGGCAGAGCCAGTTCAGTGTGCCGCTCGAACCGGTTTCCGCGACCCGGCGTGTCGAGGAGCTGCGTCACCACATCCTGCGGCACATCGCGCAGCCGCTCACGGTCGCGGACCTCGCCGCCCACGCCCATCTCAGCGAGCGCCAGCTCACCCGCGTCTTCACGTCGGAGCTCGGCATGACGCCGAGCGCCTACCTCGAGGCCGTGCGCGTGGAACTCGCGCGCCGGCAGCTGGAGTCGACCGACGCGACACTGGAACGCATCGTGTCCGTCTGCGGGTTCGGCACGACGGACACCCTCGTGCGCGCGTTCCGCCGACGCCTCGACACCACTCCCACGGAGTACCGGCGCCGCTTCCGGGCCGCCACCGGCTGA
- a CDS encoding PP2C family serine/threonine-protein phosphatase gives MQYVAVSALSHPGLRRTRNEDSLVIGPWTLCATVTESPQTLAFPLGSPLVVAVADGLGGHPGGDLASSLVVRGLASNGSDLGTEDAVRDLLDACNRAVYDAAGGDMGGELATMGTTVAGVVVRGDSLLVFNVGDSRVLALSPDGLRQLSVDDSPPLEPGQRTTSLVTQCLGGSPVFRAVHAHVTPVPLSPGERYLICTDGVTDPLTNDVIEDVLREHDDGRAAFELWRAAIEAGGPDNITLAVVRVGEE, from the coding sequence ATGCAGTACGTCGCTGTGAGTGCGCTCAGCCATCCCGGGCTGCGGCGGACCCGGAACGAGGACAGTCTCGTGATCGGCCCCTGGACCCTGTGCGCGACCGTCACCGAGAGCCCCCAGACCCTGGCCTTCCCGCTCGGGAGCCCCCTCGTCGTCGCCGTCGCCGACGGCCTGGGCGGCCACCCCGGCGGCGATCTGGCCAGCTCCCTCGTCGTGCGCGGGCTCGCCTCCAACGGCTCGGACCTCGGCACCGAGGACGCCGTCCGCGACCTCCTGGACGCCTGCAACCGGGCCGTCTACGACGCCGCGGGCGGTGACATGGGGGGCGAGCTGGCCACCATGGGGACGACCGTCGCCGGCGTCGTCGTCCGCGGCGACTCGCTGCTGGTGTTCAACGTGGGCGACAGCCGCGTCCTCGCGCTCTCCCCGGACGGCTTGCGCCAGCTCAGCGTCGACGACAGCCCCCCGCTGGAACCCGGGCAGCGCACCACGTCCCTCGTCACCCAGTGCCTCGGCGGCAGCCCCGTCTTCCGCGCCGTCCACGCGCACGTCACCCCCGTACCGCTGTCACCCGGTGAGCGCTATCTCATCTGCACCGACGGGGTGACCGACCCGCTGACGAACGACGTGATCGAGGACGTGCTCCGGGAGCACGACGACGGCCGCGCGGCCTTCGAGCTGTGGAGGGCGGCCATCGAGGCGGGCGGCCCGGACAACATCACGCTGGCCGTGGTCCGCGTCGGCGAGGAGTAG
- a CDS encoding cysteine hydrolase family protein, with the protein MATTTLRALMGFDETPASLADATLILVDYQNTYVRGVLELDGWQAALDSAAGLLDRAREAGTTVIHVVNDGGEGTLYDIRAEIGQIHPRVAPADGESVVVKKVPDAFVGTDLGDLVADAGHKDVVVAGFMTHMCVLFTAQGAFLRGYRPTVVADACATRPLPAAGTEVPAAQLHRSTLATIGDLYGVVVESGRTLV; encoded by the coding sequence ATGGCCACGACCACGCTGCGCGCACTCATGGGCTTCGACGAGACGCCCGCGTCCCTCGCCGACGCCACCCTGATCCTGGTCGACTACCAGAACACCTACGTCCGCGGCGTGCTGGAACTGGACGGCTGGCAGGCGGCGCTCGACTCCGCCGCCGGACTGCTGGACCGCGCCCGGGAGGCGGGCACCACGGTCATCCACGTCGTCAACGACGGCGGTGAGGGCACCCTGTACGACATCCGGGCCGAGATCGGGCAGATCCACCCCCGCGTCGCACCGGCCGACGGGGAGTCCGTCGTCGTCAAGAAGGTCCCGGACGCCTTCGTCGGCACCGACCTGGGGGACCTCGTCGCCGACGCCGGACACAAGGACGTCGTCGTCGCGGGCTTCATGACGCACATGTGCGTGCTGTTCACCGCGCAGGGCGCGTTCCTGCGCGGCTACCGGCCCACGGTCGTCGCCGACGCCTGCGCCACCCGCCCGCTGCCGGCGGCGGGAACCGAGGTGCCCGCCGCGCAGCTCCACCGCAGCACACTCGCGACGATCGGCGACCTGTACGGAGTCGTCGTCGAGTCCGGCAGGACGCTGGTCTGA
- a CDS encoding carboxylesterase family protein: MVVTVNYRLGVLGGFAHPGLPGSGTFALQDQQAALRWVARNAAAFGGDPGDVTVAGTSFGAAAIVGHLTSPSARGLFHRAVLSSGEGMMDMPAGMMGSQVPTYRWYTWRTVRELRDAGRDVAAPCAVCGRCR; this comes from the coding sequence ATGGTCGTCACCGTCAACTACCGGCTCGGGGTCCTCGGCGGGTTCGCCCACCCCGGACTGCCGGGTTCCGGGACCTTCGCGCTGCAGGACCAGCAGGCGGCGCTGCGGTGGGTGGCCCGCAACGCGGCGGCCTTCGGCGGCGATCCCGGCGACGTGACCGTGGCCGGCACGTCGTTCGGCGCGGCCGCGATCGTCGGACACCTGACGTCGCCCTCCGCGCGGGGGCTGTTCCACCGTGCGGTGCTCTCCAGCGGCGAGGGCATGATGGACATGCCCGCCGGCATGATGGGGTCGCAGGTGCCGACGTACCGCTGGTACACCTGGCGCACCGTGCGCGAGCTGCGCGACGCCGGACGGGACGTGGCCGCGCCCTGCGCTGTCTGCGGGCGCTGCCGGTGA
- a CDS encoding CARDB domain-containing protein, whose amino-acid sequence MRRRQHGRWGLAGLVTAGLLTAGLLPVAAPAAHAAQHAPHAPHGAGQRAAQDTGRRAAEAPNLALGRPVTASGAHSGYPASQVTDGSQASYWEGPAGSFPQWVQVDLGGTVDVDRLVLKLPASWESRNQTVGVQGSTDGRDFTPLSGAAGRTFAPSSGNTVTLDVTAETRYVRVQVSANTGWNAAQLSELEVYGGSGGGDPEPPPGTNLALRKPIEATSHTQNYVAAHANDGSTTTYWEASGQSSALTVRLGADADLTGVVLRLNPDPVWGTRTQSVQVLGRRAGESAFTSLKDRADYTFSPSGNRNTVTIPVTGRYADVRLQFSGNTGAGGGQVAEFEVVGAAAPAPDLTVTDLSWSPASPSEADPVTVDATVRNTGTAAAPATTVNVSLEGTVAGSAPVRALGAGESVTVPVTVGKRPMGGYTVSAVVDPTDTVAELDNSNNGRNAASRLVVTQAPGPDLEVTSITTSPANPAVGAKVTFTVAVRNRGTSPVPAGSVTRLTAGDTTLNGTTAAVPAGGTVTVAIGGSWTATSGGATLTATADATAVVAETNENNNVLARSLVVGRGAAVPYVAYEAEHGRHNGTLLKADAKRTFGHTNFASESSGRESVRLDATGQYVEFTATAPANSVVVRNSIPDAAGGGGREATISLYADGTFVRKLTLSSKHSWLYGSTDDPEGLTNRPGGDARRLFDESHALLADTYPAGTTFRLQRDAGDDAAFYVIDLIDLEQVAPPAAKPADCVSITAYGAVPNDGIDDADALQRAVTADQRGEIPCVWIPAGQWRQEKKILTDDPLNRGQYNQVGIRDVTVRGAGMWHSQLYSLIPPHQAGGINHPHEGNFGFDIDDNTKISDLAIFGSGTIRGGDGGAEGGVALNGRFGKGTKITNVWIEHANVGAWVGRDYSNIPELWGPGDGVEFSGVRIRNTYADGVNFANGTRNSTVFNSSFRNTGDDALAVWASKYVKDTSVDIGHDNHFRNNTVQLPWRANGIAIYGGYGNTIENNLISDTMNYPGIMLATDHDPLPFSGQTLIAGNGLYRTGGAFWGEAQEFGAITLFAQGPDIPGVTIRDTDIHDSTYDGIQFKTGGGATPGVQIRNVTISKSNNGSGILAMGGARGSATLTDVTITGSAQGDVVVEPGSQFVINR is encoded by the coding sequence ATGAGACGGAGACAACACGGCCGGTGGGGACTCGCCGGGCTGGTGACGGCAGGCCTCCTCACGGCGGGACTGCTGCCCGTGGCCGCCCCGGCGGCACACGCCGCACAGCACGCCCCACACGCCCCGCACGGCGCCGGCCAGCGGGCCGCCCAGGACACCGGCCGGCGCGCGGCCGAGGCGCCGAACCTGGCGCTCGGCCGACCGGTCACGGCGAGCGGAGCGCACAGCGGTTACCCCGCGAGCCAGGTGACCGACGGCAGCCAGGCGTCGTACTGGGAAGGACCGGCGGGATCGTTCCCGCAGTGGGTGCAGGTCGACCTCGGCGGCACCGTCGACGTCGACCGGCTGGTGCTCAAGCTCCCCGCGTCCTGGGAGTCCCGCAACCAGACCGTCGGCGTCCAGGGCAGCACGGACGGCCGGGACTTCACCCCCCTGTCCGGCGCCGCCGGCCGGACCTTCGCGCCGTCGTCCGGCAACACGGTCACACTCGACGTCACCGCCGAGACGCGGTACGTCCGCGTGCAGGTGAGCGCCAACACCGGCTGGAACGCCGCGCAGCTGTCCGAGCTGGAGGTTTACGGCGGCTCCGGCGGCGGTGACCCCGAACCACCGCCCGGCACCAACCTCGCGCTGCGCAAGCCCATCGAGGCCACCTCGCACACCCAGAACTACGTCGCCGCCCACGCCAACGACGGCAGCACCACCACCTACTGGGAGGCGAGCGGCCAGTCGTCGGCGCTGACGGTGCGGCTCGGCGCCGACGCCGACCTGACCGGCGTCGTGCTGAGACTGAACCCCGACCCCGTCTGGGGCACCCGCACCCAGAGCGTCCAGGTCCTCGGCCGCAGGGCGGGCGAGTCCGCCTTCACCTCGCTCAAGGACCGGGCCGACTACACCTTCAGCCCGTCCGGCAACCGCAACACGGTCACCATCCCGGTCACCGGCCGGTACGCCGACGTACGCCTGCAGTTCTCCGGCAACACCGGCGCCGGCGGCGGACAGGTCGCCGAGTTCGAGGTCGTCGGCGCCGCCGCGCCCGCGCCCGACCTGACCGTCACCGACCTGAGCTGGTCACCGGCGTCCCCGTCCGAGGCCGACCCGGTCACCGTCGACGCCACCGTCCGCAACACCGGCACCGCGGCCGCCCCCGCGACCACGGTCAACGTCAGCCTCGAAGGCACCGTCGCGGGCAGCGCGCCCGTGCGCGCGCTCGGCGCGGGCGAGTCGGTCACGGTGCCCGTCACCGTCGGCAAGCGGCCCATGGGCGGGTACACCGTCTCCGCGGTCGTCGACCCGACCGACACGGTCGCCGAACTGGACAACAGCAACAACGGCCGCAACGCCGCCTCCAGGCTCGTCGTTACGCAGGCGCCCGGCCCGGACCTGGAGGTCACCTCCATCACCACCAGCCCGGCGAACCCGGCCGTCGGCGCGAAGGTCACCTTCACCGTCGCCGTCCGCAACCGCGGCACCAGCCCGGTGCCCGCCGGCTCCGTCACCCGGCTCACCGCCGGCGACACCACCCTGAACGGCACCACGGCCGCCGTCCCCGCGGGCGGCACCGTCACGGTCGCCATCGGCGGCAGCTGGACCGCCACCAGCGGCGGCGCCACCCTCACCGCGACCGCCGACGCGACCGCCGTCGTCGCGGAGACCAACGAGAACAACAACGTCCTCGCCCGCTCCCTGGTCGTCGGACGCGGCGCGGCGGTGCCGTACGTCGCGTACGAGGCGGAGCACGGCCGCCACAACGGCACCCTGCTCAAGGCGGACGCGAAGCGCACCTTCGGCCACACCAACTTCGCGAGCGAGTCCTCCGGCCGCGAGTCCGTGCGCCTGGACGCCACCGGCCAGTACGTGGAGTTCACCGCCACCGCCCCGGCGAACTCCGTCGTCGTCCGCAACTCCATCCCGGACGCGGCGGGCGGCGGCGGCCGGGAGGCCACGATCAGCCTGTACGCGGACGGCACGTTCGTCCGCAAGCTGACCCTGTCCTCCAAGCACAGCTGGCTCTACGGCTCGACCGACGACCCGGAGGGCCTGACCAACCGGCCCGGCGGCGACGCCCGGCGGCTGTTCGACGAGTCCCACGCGCTGCTCGCCGACACCTACCCGGCGGGCACCACCTTCCGGCTCCAGCGCGACGCCGGGGACGACGCCGCGTTCTACGTCATCGACCTGATCGATCTCGAGCAGGTCGCCCCGCCCGCCGCCAAGCCCGCCGACTGCGTCTCCATCACCGCCTACGGGGCCGTGCCCAACGACGGCATCGACGACGCGGACGCCCTCCAGCGCGCCGTCACGGCGGACCAGAGGGGGGAGATCCCCTGCGTGTGGATCCCTGCCGGGCAGTGGCGGCAGGAGAAGAAGATCCTCACCGACGACCCGCTGAACCGGGGGCAGTACAACCAGGTCGGCATCCGGGACGTGACCGTGCGCGGCGCCGGCATGTGGCACTCCCAGCTGTACTCCCTCATCCCGCCGCACCAGGCCGGCGGCATCAACCACCCGCACGAGGGCAACTTCGGCTTCGACATCGACGACAACACGAAGATCTCCGACCTCGCCATCTTCGGCTCCGGCACCATCCGCGGCGGCGACGGAGGCGCCGAGGGCGGCGTCGCCCTCAACGGCCGCTTCGGCAAGGGCACGAAGATCACCAACGTGTGGATCGAGCACGCCAACGTCGGCGCCTGGGTCGGCCGGGACTACTCCAACATCCCCGAGCTGTGGGGCCCCGGCGACGGCGTCGAGTTCAGCGGGGTCCGCATCCGCAACACCTACGCCGACGGCGTCAACTTCGCCAACGGCACCCGCAACTCCACCGTGTTCAACTCCTCCTTCCGCAACACCGGGGACGACGCCCTCGCGGTGTGGGCCAGCAAGTACGTCAAGGACACCTCGGTCGACATCGGCCACGACAACCACTTCCGCAACAACACCGTCCAGCTGCCCTGGCGCGCCAACGGCATCGCCATCTACGGCGGATACGGCAACACGATCGAGAACAACCTGATCTCCGACACCATGAACTACCCGGGGATCATGCTGGCCACCGACCACGACCCGCTGCCGTTCTCCGGGCAGACCCTCATCGCCGGCAACGGTCTGTACCGCACCGGCGGCGCGTTCTGGGGCGAGGCCCAGGAGTTCGGCGCCATCACCCTGTTCGCCCAGGGCCCCGACATCCCCGGCGTCACCATCCGTGATACCGACATCCATGACTCGACCTACGACGGCATCCAGTTCAAGACCGGCGGCGGCGCGACGCCAGGCGTCCAGATCCGCAACGTCACCATCAGCAAGTCGAACAACGGGTCCGGCATCCTCGCCATGGGCGGCGCGCGCGGCAGCGCGACGCTCACCGACGTCACCATCACCGGCTCCGCCCAGGGCGACGTCGTGGTGGAGCCCGGCTCCCAGTTCGTGATCAACCGCTAG
- a CDS encoding M28 family metallopeptidase: MTTPRFTLPRSRFRRTATATALTLAGALLAAAPAHSAPAASAPSAATAARALAAPDIPLANVKAHLTQFQSIAGANGGNRAHGRPGYKASIDYVRAKLDAAGFTTTLQQFTYSGTTGYNLVADWPGGDPNQVVMAGAHLDSVSSGAGINDNGSGSAAVLETALAVSRAQLQPAKHLRFAWWGAEELGLVGSKHYVNTLAAADRARITGYINLDMVGSPNPGYFVYDDDPAIEKVFKDWYAGIGVPTEIETEGDGRSDHASFKNAGIPVGGLFTGASRTKTSAQAAKWGGTAGQAFDRCYHSSCDTTANINDTALDRNSDALAHAVWTLSTATTPPPGTTYENTTDVAIPDNGAAVTSTVPVTGRTGNAPATLRVGVDIKHTWRGDLVVDLLAPDGTAYRLKNSSSSDSADNVTTTYTVDASSEPANGDWRLRVQDVAAQDTGYIDSWKLTF; encoded by the coding sequence GTGACGACTCCCCGGTTCACCCTGCCCAGAAGCCGTTTCAGACGTACCGCGACGGCGACCGCCCTCACCCTGGCCGGCGCGCTGCTCGCCGCCGCCCCGGCCCACTCCGCCCCGGCCGCCTCCGCCCCCTCGGCGGCGACCGCGGCGCGGGCCCTCGCGGCCCCCGACATCCCGCTCGCCAACGTCAAGGCGCACCTGACCCAGTTCCAGTCCATCGCGGGCGCCAACGGCGGCAACCGGGCGCACGGCCGCCCCGGTTACAAGGCCTCCATCGACTACGTGCGCGCCAAGCTGGACGCCGCCGGATTCACCACCACCCTGCAGCAGTTCACCTACTCCGGCACCACCGGCTACAACCTCGTCGCCGACTGGCCCGGCGGCGACCCCAACCAGGTCGTCATGGCCGGCGCCCACCTCGACTCCGTCTCCTCCGGCGCCGGCATCAACGACAACGGCTCCGGATCGGCGGCCGTCCTGGAGACCGCGCTCGCCGTCTCCCGCGCCCAGCTCCAGCCCGCCAAGCACCTGCGGTTCGCCTGGTGGGGCGCGGAGGAACTCGGCCTGGTCGGCTCCAAGCACTACGTCAACACCCTCGCCGCCGCCGACCGCGCCCGCATCACGGGCTACATCAACCTCGACATGGTCGGCTCCCCGAACCCCGGCTACTTCGTCTACGACGACGACCCGGCGATCGAGAAGGTCTTCAAGGACTGGTACGCGGGCATCGGCGTGCCCACCGAGATCGAGACCGAGGGCGACGGCCGCTCCGACCACGCCTCCTTCAAGAACGCGGGCATACCCGTCGGCGGCCTCTTCACCGGCGCCAGCCGCACCAAGACGTCGGCCCAGGCCGCCAAGTGGGGCGGCACCGCGGGCCAGGCCTTCGACCGCTGCTACCACTCGTCGTGCGACACCACGGCGAACATCAACGACACCGCCCTGGACCGAAACAGCGACGCCCTCGCCCACGCCGTCTGGACGTTGAGCACGGCGACAACGCCCCCGCCGGGCACGACATACGAGAACACCACCGACGTCGCCATCCCCGACAACGGCGCGGCCGTCACCTCCACCGTCCCCGTCACCGGCCGCACCGGAAACGCCCCCGCCACGCTCCGCGTCGGCGTGGACATCAAGCACACCTGGCGCGGTGACCTGGTCGTCGACCTGCTCGCCCCCGACGGCACCGCCTACCGGCTGAAGAACTCCAGCAGCTCCGACTCCGCGGACAACGTCACCACCACCTACACCGTCGACGCCTCCAGCGAGCCCGCCAACGGCGACTGGCGGCTGCGCGTGCAGGACGTGGCCGCCCAGGACACGGGCTACATCGACAGCTGGAAACTGACCTTCTGA
- a CDS encoding zinc-ribbon domain-containing protein, giving the protein MIIFGTKGYLYQLAILTLVCGRCGNPAAHTLRKRVTKFTLFFVPVFPFSTKFATQCTFCGAEQQVTKEQADQLQAQATGGQTQGQPQQQPYRH; this is encoded by the coding sequence ATGATCATCTTTGGTACCAAGGGGTATCTGTACCAGCTCGCGATACTCACGCTGGTCTGCGGCCGCTGCGGCAACCCGGCCGCGCACACGCTGAGGAAGCGCGTCACCAAGTTCACCCTGTTCTTCGTGCCGGTGTTCCCGTTCTCGACGAAGTTCGCCACGCAGTGCACGTTCTGCGGGGCGGAACAGCAGGTGACCAAGGAGCAGGCGGATCAGCTGCAGGCGCAGGCCACGGGCGGCCAGACCCAGGGGCAGCCCCAGCAGCAGCCGTACCGTCACTGA